The DNA window TGTAACTGAAGAAATGCTACCCCTGGAAGGAGATGACGACACGTCACTCATGGAAGAAGTAGACTAGGCTTCACCAGAACTATGTGTCTGATGCTTACCTTCATTCCTTCTGATAATGTATTTTccatgatttttgtttatttttgttaacatttaaaaCATCTGTATGGCATGAAAACTAAGGGGAAGATAAAAATTTCCACATGTGATACTGTGACACTATAGCTTTGACTCAAGAGGTTGATAGAACGCTTGTTGTAAGATGTAATGTAACCTACTGTTAATGTTAACTATATGGTCTGAAGTGTTTAGCTGTTGAGCTGGATTCCTTAGTTGACCAAATTAAGATGATTTAAGTTCCATCTTAAAAATTTTTCATTCCCTGTAGTTAATTCTGCATGTACTAGTCTTAGAAGTAAACACAAGCTAAAACGACTTGACAGAGGAATTCCCCAAGTGGCTTGTTTTCCAAAGTACGGAGAACAAAACTCTAAGTTCCCCTAGGTCTTGTAACTCAGCAAGGTTTGTGAATGTGAAAATAACAGTGCCCAATCACATTCTGCTTTAAAAAGGTAAATAcagatgagattttaaaaaaagctctactacagagtaatagggataaaaactgcatggtattggtacacagacagtcagactgatcaatggaatagaattgaagacccagaaataaaaccacacatttatgCACACTTGAACTTTGACACAGAAGTTAAAAATATAGAATGGAAAAATgtcagcatcttcaataaatggtcctGCTCACcaagcataaaactcaagtccaagtggatcaaggacctcaatgtaaaaccagatagactgaatctaacagaagaggaagtggaagccttgaactcattgtcaaggaggaaatttcctaaacagaactccaatggatcaagctctaagaacaagaactgataaatgggacctcatgaaaatggaaagatgatattagctgaaataaccagcaaaggggagatagaacctatgAAGCCCACATCAAGTAGGCAAGTCCCCCAGTTGAGGAATGTGGTCACCctcccatctcaaaattttaaacccagaaatgtttctgtttaaaggaaagacagagacaaaaatggaacagagactgaaggaaaggccacccagagacatCCCCACCGAGGGGTCATCCCTCTGCACACagcaaaccccaacactattgctgatgacaggAAGCACTTCCTGAGAGGAGGCCAGTATGGCTGCTCCCTGAGAACAGTGTTCTCTCCTGGGTGTtcctaccagcacctgaccaatacagatgcaggtcctcacagccaaccattgcatGCACTGAGTggcagggaccccaatggaagagctgcgggagggactgaaggagctgaaaaggattgcgaccccatgggaagaacaatatCCACTAACCAGACAACCCAGAGATCCAGAGAGTAAACCATTAATCAAAGAGTCTACATGGAGGggctcctgcctccagacacatatgtaggagaggatggccttatggGATAGCGATGGCTGGGGAGGccctggtcctgtggagggtCGATCTCCCATTGTAGGGTggtgctagagtggtgaggctagagtggatgagtgtgtggagGGGCACCCACATAGAGGTACATGAAGAGGGGAGAAGTAGGGTAAATGGAGGTTGTGGAGGGGCAACAgggaaggggatatcatttgaaatgtaaacaaaaatgcttttaaaactcCAATATTATACAATTTAGAAATTTATGAAACTTTGGGGGATTGTATGTATTCcagtttaaaatatgttcatgatGTAAAAATTATAATTACTAATCATTATGTGTTATCAGATATAATACTTCATACAAGCTTACTATTGTTATCATAGATCAAGAGATATTTCATTCACAACACTGTTAAATTGTCAATCATGAGGGATCCTAGGGTGACACAGGTCTGTAAGGGTTTTGCTTCACCCATTAATGATACTTAGTGTCTCTTGGTGCTACCTACTGGACCTGGTAGTCCCTGATTAGTATCAAGAGACAGTCCACTACTAAACATATGTTGGAACAGATTCAGGTTCCTTTTATATCTGCTCCTGGTGGTATAATTATCCTTATCATTCTGGATAAGGATAATTTAACAGAGTTGGTAATTTAACAGTGTTGTAAATGAAATATCAGTTGATCATGCATGCTTTGGTTTTGGTGTTGGCAAAAGTGAGAAATTCAGTGCCTTGGAAAGCACTTTAAAGAAATAGTAtcaatgttgaaaatatttaggTATGTCATATTGAGTGAAGAGTCTCCTACATTCTACCCTGACTGTATTATGTTCCTGACAGTGGGGTTTCTTTTTGATGCTGGCATTTGCAAGGTAGCAGGATGAGGTTTGGGATCCTGGAGACTCACTAAGCCTTTCTTTTAATTCCAGATGAATTCCCTTACCAATTTTTCAGAGAACAATGAGGAAATGTGTGtagtggtttttctttctttttttttcttttctttttttccaagctggggacgaacccagggccttgtgtttgctaggcaagcgctctacctctgagctaaatccccaaccctgtgtagTGGTTTTTCTATAGTTAGCACTCAAGATTTCCACTGAGATATAGTTGGTTTGATGCAGTTCTTAGTCTGTTAGCTGATTGGAGAAGGATATCGGGCAGATGTTGGATTTACCTCTGGAGAATTTATGAGCATTACAATGGAGGTGTGGATTTCCTTACGCTTCAGCTGTCAGGAACAATGTGGTGACTTTTTCCCTTAGAGTGAAAAGAGAGGGCAGGGTTCTGGTTGCTGTGAGCTGCTTGTTACAAGGCTGTGGCCTTCAGTGTTAAGAGAACGTCTTGCCATTTGTTTGCTGTAAATGGTGCTTTTTTTTCAACCTGGTTTCACTACAGTTCTGATAACTTGTTCCAAGTCAGATAGTTAGGTCTTAGACAGGAGATTGACGCTAGTGGACCAGAATGACAAAGTCTCACATACAAGGACTTTATCCATTTACAAGGAAAGAGTATTTAACTGGAGATGTTCCTTTAGTAGCCAGAGGTTGATTTTTGGATAACCCTACTCATCACTAATTTGTGAATTACAATTTCTTACTGAATGTGGGGCTCATTGTTTCAAGTAGACTGGCTAGAGTATCCTGTGGGCTCCTGgtacctgcctgtctttgccttgTCTAATACTGGACTTACAGCTGCAATTCACCACTCCTGGATTTTTACATGGTGTAGGGAGTCTGAATTTTCGCTGTTGCTCTGGGGCTCTAAATGAAAACAACTAGACCTGAGCCTTTAACCACCGAGCTAgagttgactctgtgggtcttctaATCTTGTTCAGTTCGTAGGTCTGCAAAGAAGACTACAGAAGTACAGGATTTTTGCTTTTTTCCTAATAAAAATGTGATGAACCATGAAAAAATGCTAAGGTATGATGATGGAATATATTTTGTGGGATGAATGGCTTCGGACTTCAACTCTTTTACagatttcttattttatgtgtattgagtattttggttgcctgtgtgtatgtgaacaACCTGCATGCCTCGTGCCCTCAGAGgcgacaaaaaagaaaaggattctctgaaactggagttccagatgggcTGTCATGTATGATCTGGGAACTGACCTCAGATCCTCTGCATGAATAACTGATGCCcgtaactgctgagacatctgtCTCATTCCTATGAATGAAATCTTggtttgtctggcttgttttgtTAACTGTCATTGTGCGTCATGGGAATTAAAACCACAATATCACATTGTTATTTAGGTGCACTACCCCTCACCTACACTCTCAGAATCAGGCTGATTTTTAAGTTGTAGTTTTcctttgcaaatttatctgggcCTGTGTGACATGAATATGCTTTTACTAGAAACATGCACCATGACTAAGTAGATAAAAGTGTGTAACCTTGATTTCTGTAAGCAGCCAACCACATGGGAAAGTGACCAGCACTGGTGAGTGACTTTATCAATAATGCAGGTGCATGGCACAAGCATTTCCTCTGTAGCTAGCATCTTAGCTAGCATCTTAGGGTGCAGGGATTATAAAGTCAGTCATagtaattttcagtatttttcctTCAAAATGGGCAAAATGACACATTGGACTCCCTGTTTACCAAATGTCATTTACAGTTTTAGAGACACATGGTTCTCCACTTTCAGTCCTTGTTCTGCAAAGACACTCAGTGCCAGAGTGAAGAAATGGAATGGCTGATGTCAGAGGAAACAAGAAATGGGACTTTGGTCCTGGAGTTCATCCTTGAGGGGTTCCCTGTGGCCGAGCACCTGAGGATCCTCTTCTTCCTACTGCACTTGCTGGCCTACTTGGCCTCCCTCATGGGCAACATGCTCATAATTACCATCACCTGTGTGGACCACCGACTGCAGacgcccatgtacttctttctcagCACCTTCTCCTTTGTGGAGTGTTGTTTTATAACTACTGTTATCCCCCAGCTCCTCACCATCATTCTGTCAGGGAGGCAAAAGATTTCCTTTGTGGCCTGCTTCTCACAGGCCTTTATTGTTTTTATCCTGGGTGCAacagtctttttccttttgggtgTGTTATCCCTGGACCGCTATCTGGCCATCTGCAAGCCTCTACATTATCCAACCATCATGAGCCCAAGGATGTGCTTCCTTCTCGTTACTGTCTCTTTAGTTTTGGGAATCCTCTTCATGTCCATTCCAGTTGTGTTGCTTTCCCAGTCATTTTACTGTGGCCCCTATGTTATTCCtcactttttctgtgattttgGACCATTGGCAAATCTCTCCTGTTCAGAAACCAGGTCTATTGAGATGCTGTTTTTCAACTTTGCTGTAATTGTGGTTTTTACTTCCTTTCTGATTGCCATCTTTGCATACAGCAATATAGTAGTCACCATAGTGCGACTCCCTTCAGCCAGGGAGCGACAGAGAGCTTTTTCCACCTGCTCCTCTCATCTCATTGTCCTCTCTCTAATGTATGGCAGCTGTGCATTTATATACCTGAAGccaaagcagagaagcagagtggACACCAACAGAGAAGCTGCTCTTGTGAACACAGTAGTGACACCCCTTCTGAACCCTGTCATCTACACCCTGCGTAACAAGCAGGTCCACCAGGCTCTGAGGGATGCTCTGTCCAACATTCAATTACACAGATATCAGAGGAGCAACGCACCTTCCCTTTGACTTAGTCTAACaccaatttcatttaaattttctattttatcacatcaaattctgctttttttgttattacaaaaatGGATGGCATATTCTGTAATTCCATATGGAGTCATTAATAATCTTGTGATGAAAATTCTTCCTATATTGGTGGCAATTAAGACCACAGCCTCATATATATTACGTACATGTTATAGTTTGAACAAAGTGGCTCAAATTATCTATGCATGATTTGATGTGTGTTTTTCGTGTGATTTCACAGATCCTCTAGAGGAACCAAGTGCGTCTTGAGGGTAATGTTTAGAATGGATTATTTAATTAATGAGTATTAAGAATGAAACATTTGTTTGATGCCAGATTTATGTGATTATCATACTAAAATATGAACACCCCATAAACAATAACTGTCATATTAATAATAAACTACTTTTCATCACTTACTACATTTGTTTCTCATGAAGCATGTTAGCATACAAACAGACATCATCACACCTCTAGTTTTCACTAAAATGTAAAGCCTTGAAATCAAAAGTCCCCattactttctttcatttttattggatacatttctttatttaccaGGCTGAATTCACTCTGAGCCATAAACTGAAGGACCAACAAAAGGTCATAGGAACGATGGATTGTTAAGCTGACTAGAGTTGTAGGTTGGTTACCGTGCTGGTGAAATGCAAATAATTCAGGAGAAATTACCTCAGAGTTGAAAGAAATCAGACTGTAATAATCACATTTCTTGATATGAATTCATGGACAAGGTCAGGTCTGCATCTTAGCACTGAGGCAAAATGGATCTAATCAGTCATGTGTCATGAGACAAGCTGACTAGACAGCAACACAGGAAAACACCCGTGTCCTGGttaggttattttttttaattgaacctCAGTAGGAGAATGGCCTCCACCAGATGGCTGGTGTATATGTCTGTAGGGCATTGTCTTCACTGTTGACTGacatgggagggcccagcacacATGAGCAGTGCTATCCTCTTCCTCAGGCTGGTGAGCTCAGGCTGTGTGGGAAAGGCCAGTGACTGTGACCATAGGAGTCTGCCAGCAAGCCACAGCCTTCCGCCATTTCtacttcaagctcctgccttggGATCCTTCCCTGGCTTCCCTTAATGAACTATAACCTGGAAGTCAAATAAACCTTTTACTTCCCAAGATGTTTCTGGTCTTGGTGTTAATCACAGCAAAGAATACCTAAGCACTGTCTTCTTATATTATAGAAAGGACAAACTGAAACAAACATTGAGTCCACAGAGGTAATTCCAACTTTACCATAATGACAAAGTGTAAGTAGTTTAAGACTTTTATTTTAGATAAAGAGGCTTTTAGTATATGAGATGATTATGACTTAAATTTTAAGAACATAGAGACAGTCTTAAATTCACAACTGCAAAATTTCAAAAGAGCAGAGGGTATGAAATAACAGCACTCCAAGTAGAGTGTAAAAATAATGACCCAATCACAAAGATGCAGTAgtgatacgtgtgtgtgtgtgtgtgtgtgtgtgcgtgtgtgtgtgtacaaaatggTAGATTTTGTACAGGAAAAACTGCAATCGCTAGCACAAgaataaagaacacacaactgTGGGAGGAAGTTCAATGTCATTGCTTCAGTTATTAACAGGGAAGAATAATAGTAAGTGTTCAGAATTGTGGGAGCCCCCAATGAACAGACAGGGCCTGAATAATTAGCACATtcttttattttgcatttgtAGGATGCCCATTGGAACATGAGCACTTTATCATAATAGAACATTCATTGGGCTATAAACTCAGTGTCAAAACTCTTCGCAGGAATGGAAAGATAGGATGTTATTAGGCCACAgagtaaatgaaaaagaaacaacaaacataGCAACAAATGAACTGAGAGAACTTACCACTTGGCTGTAAAGGACTCAGTGTAAATGACGACTTCATGacagaaaaaattataaatagaGTCTAGAAAATGCTATTccttgaaagaactgcaggaacaaaacaTACAAGGAATGGATTTTAAAGGGCATTTGCTTGTGTATTGAAATATTAGGAACTTGGTTAGctagagagagaagtgggagTGATAAAGGCCATGACAATAGAATGAAAGGTAAGGACAGAGATCAGAGGGTGTGGGAGATGTGATGGAATTGCTGTGATGTGTTGGAAACGTCTAGAAAAGACTTAGAAAGCAAGACATTTATTGGATGGTTTCCTCTTCCAGCAAATTCTCTTCAGAGTCAACTATTAACACATAGGACATTCAGGAAGTTGGAAGATACCATCTGAGACATAATTTAGGGAGGAGCATGGCAGTTGAGAAAGGCTGAAGGTGCTACCACAGTCCTCTGATTCTGTCTTGACCATGCAGCAGACATAGGAATGAGGAAGACTTTTAATAGTTCTAGCCCAAGCTCCAGTCATTTTTGATCAGTCTTAGGAGAATCCCAGGGTAGAGGCCAGAAGtaatggtgcacacctctaatctcagcatgcatgaggcagagaggcaagaggatctctgtgagttctaggtcagcttggtctaagagagaggggagagagagagagagaggggagagagagagagagagagagagagagagagagagagagagagagagatctaaactTTGAGTAGAAACCACTAAATCAACCAGCTGACCCCCTTCAGGTTTCAGAACTCAAAGGAAAAGTAGTAAAaagggtttgttttgtgttttgatttgtgCTATTTGGATTGCACTGTTTGAAGATTAAATACCCTCTTTCTCTGGTTCACTAAGTTTTAATTTTGCTGTCCCAATACTCTTGATGTGGAGCCTGCAATGGAGCACAGCTGATCTACCATGACCTATCACATCCTAAGTAaacctgattctcctgcctcctgcagCTGCAGATTCCAATCTCTCCTCAGCTAGGGATGGCACGTCCTACTCACCTCCCCACTTCTTTCTGGGATTTTGTCTCATTTGAACTTGTGCAGCACACAGCCAATCTGAGTTCCTATGTACAATTGCTGTGTTGTATCTTGAAAACACTTTCCACGTTCCCATTGACCGTCTCTGACTTGAACAATCTTTCCAAACCCTCTTCCATGAAGATCCATGAACCATAGAGGAGGGGTTCAATATAGATATCCCATTCATTATTGAGCACCCTGTAGTTTATAATCTCTGCATAATGACCACAGTGTGGTG is part of the Rattus norvegicus strain BN/NHsdMcwi chromosome 4, GRCr8, whole genome shotgun sequence genome and encodes:
- the Or6d13c gene encoding olfactory receptor Olr828; this translates as MEWLMSEETRNGTLVLEFILEGFPVAEHLRILFFLLHLLAYLASLMGNMLIITITCVDHRLQTPMYFFLSTFSFVECCFITTVIPQLLTIILSGRQKISFVACFSQAFIVFILGATVFFLLGVLSLDRYLAICKPLHYPTIMSPRMCFLLVTVSLVLGILFMSIPVVLLSQSFYCGPYVIPHFFCDFGPLANLSCSETRSIEMLFFNFAVIVVFTSFLIAIFAYSNIVVTIVRLPSARERQRAFSTCSSHLIVLSLMYGSCAFIYLKPKQRSRVDTNREAALVNTVVTPLLNPVIYTLRNKQVHQALRDALSNIQLHRYQRSNAPSL